TAAAAACCTTGGGAACTTCAGTATTTGTGGCTTGAAAAAATTCCTGCTTCTCAAACCCAAAAGTATTAGCTATCAGCGAATTAGGAAAACTCTGAACTTTTTGATTATATGCTTGCACCGCTTGGTTGTAGCGCATTCGTTCTACAGCAAGGCGATTTTCAGTACCTGTTAACTCGTACTGAAGATTGGTAAACAATTGGCTAGATTGCAATTGGGGATTGGTGGCTGCATAATCACGGAAACGGTCGATCGCTTGATTAATTTGTACCGTAGCGGCGGCTTTTTGATTGGGAGTAGTTGCTTGTAAATAAGCCTGGCGCGATCGCACTAATAAAGAGACTAATTCTTTTTCCTGTTTGGCATAGGCTTGTGTCACATTTACAAGGTTGGGAATCAAATCAGCGCGTCTTTGGAGTTGATTTTCTACTTGTGCCCAAGCCGCTTCAACTCTAGTGCTACTGCTTTGCAGAGAGTTGTAAGTCCAGCCACACCATACGGTGAATGCAGCTACTATACCTGCACCAACTAGCAGTAGTCTTTGGCGCAGATGCACTAACCGCTTTTGTTCTTCTTGCTGTTGCTTGTGCTTTGCTTGCACATCTTGGATAGCTTGCTGAATAAACTCGGCAGGAATATCAGCTTCCTTTCCAGCTGCTACCAACTCAGAAGCAGAGTAACTCTGGGTGTGATTGGCATAATAGCGCGAGGCTAACTCTAACACCTCTGGGGCAATCTCTTCGGGAATTCTCTTTTCTGTATTGTTCATAGCATTTATAACTTACCAAATTTCAAGCCATTAAGCAGGTGGGCGTAATTAAACATAAAATGCTTATGCCCTCTGCCCTCTGCCTTCTACTTACCAACTACCACCAGCACCACCACCACCGCTACTGCCACCGCCAAAGCTGCCGCCACCGCCACTGTAACCGCCACCACTGAAACCGCCACCGTGGGAAGTAGGAGGAGGGGGAGGAGGAGGGGGAGGTAAGCGAGGAATTATTTCCTTTTTCTGGTGATGATAAGCACAACTATGGCAGTCATCAGTAATTATTCGTATGCCAGAATTGAATTGTGTAGCTGGCCGAACAATCTTGTTAGTACGGGTGATAGTCAATTCTTGACAGTGAGGACATTCATGAAATCGAGATGAATGGGATTCTTGGGCAACAATGTGGAAGCCATTACCACTAAGCTTGTGGCTGCAATTGGGACATCTCCAACCCTCAAATTTGACACTACCCAAATTTTGTGCTGTTTTTTCTGGTTTACTTAGATATGAATTAACTGTAGTTTCATCAACTTTTTCCATTGGCTGTTGACAATCAGCACACAAAAAAATGTAATTACCTTTACTTTTACGCGTATGTCCTTCTGGTGCAATCACAACTTTACGAGGACGACGTATCAAAAAAACAGCACTCACCCCCGCCAATACAGCTGTTCCGCCTCCGATCAGCACTCCCCAAGGAACAGTATCATCCGAAGTAGTTTCCTGATTGGGAATTGGTTGTTGGTTAGGAGTTATCACCTTTTGCCCAGAAGATGACTTATCACCCTCTAGGACGATTACTAACGCTTTCGTTCCCGCTAGCGTCCCACCTTCAAAATCTCCTTTTTTAAATCGTGGGATGATTTGGGTGTCAATAATATTGCCGACTTTGGCATCAGGTAAAATTTCCTCCACACCGTAACCTGTCTCAATTTCCACGCGGCGATCGCCTACTGAAATCAAAAACAAGACGCCGTTGTCTTGTCCTTTCTTACCAATTCCCCAATTATTAAACAGTTCCGTGGCAAATTTTTTGGGAGAACCAGCAGGCGAAGTTTCTGGCACAGTTACCACCGCCATTTCTGTACCATTTTTTGCCTCTAACTGAGAAATTATCTGATTAATTTGAGCTTCTGTCTTATTGCTTAGAATTCCTGCCGTATCACTCACCCAACTACCATTTTGCTGTCGGGGATTAGGGACTTCTTGGACAGTCACAGCCAAACTAGAAACAGGCGAAAGAAGTATGGCAGAGGAAAATAAACTCAGCCAAAAAACATGCTTATATTTTCGTAAATTTAATTTCATTGCTTTCGTCTTCAGCAAACAACTTTCTGGAGTGTATTTGAGTACAATCAACGCCTGTTGTGTGTTTGTTCTCTTACAGCTTTTTTATATACTGAATAATTCATTAGTATCTGAATCAGAAATCAAAGAGGTTGTCTCAATACACCTCTACTTCTATTTTCCAATTTGGAATGATAAATGGTAAGCAAAAATAACTAATGTATAAA
Above is a genomic segment from Fischerella sp. JS2 containing:
- a CDS encoding LemA family protein, which gives rise to MNNTEKRIPEEIAPEVLELASRYYANHTQSYSASELVAAGKEADIPAEFIQQAIQDVQAKHKQQQEEQKRLVHLRQRLLLVGAGIVAAFTVWCGWTYNSLQSSSTRVEAAWAQVENQLQRRADLIPNLVNVTQAYAKQEKELVSLLVRSRQAYLQATTPNQKAAATVQINQAIDRFRDYAATNPQLQSSQLFTNLQYELTGTENRLAVERMRYNQAVQAYNQKVQSFPNSLIANTFGFEKQEFFQATNTEVPKVFRE
- a CDS encoding TPM domain-containing protein, yielding MKLNLRKYKHVFWLSLFSSAILLSPVSSLAVTVQEVPNPRQQNGSWVSDTAGILSNKTEAQINQIISQLEAKNGTEMAVVTVPETSPAGSPKKFATELFNNWGIGKKGQDNGVLFLISVGDRRVEIETGYGVEEILPDAKVGNIIDTQIIPRFKKGDFEGGTLAGTKALVIVLEGDKSSSGQKVITPNQQPIPNQETTSDDTVPWGVLIGGGTAVLAGVSAVFLIRRPRKVVIAPEGHTRKSKGNYIFLCADCQQPMEKVDETTVNSYLSKPEKTAQNLGSVKFEGWRCPNCSHKLSGNGFHIVAQESHSSRFHECPHCQELTITRTNKIVRPATQFNSGIRIITDDCHSCAYHHQKKEIIPRLPPPPPPPPPTSHGGGFSGGGYSGGGGSFGGGSSGGGGAGGSW